CGCCCACCGCGCTCGCCACGAGGCTCAGATACGCGAGGTCCTTCGGATCGGACACGGCCGTCGCGTCGGCGCTGCCGAGGAGCGCGACACCGACCACGCCCTCGTCGCCGCGCAGCGCGACCGCCGTCGTCCAGCCGAGCGCGCCGCACGCCGGGCCGACGCGCGGGTCGCGCTCGGCGAGCGTGATCGTGGCGACCGGCCCGACGCAGTCGTGCAGCGCCTCGGCGACGCACGACGGCAGCGCGCGCGCGGCGTCGACGCACGGCGCGGCGAGGCGGAAGCTGCCCTGCCGCTCGTCGCGCAGGTAGACGGCGTGGCGGCACGCACCCGGCAGGCGCGCGAGCGCGGCGTCGAGCGATGCGATGAGCGCGCGCGGACCTTCGCGCAACGCCGCCGCGGCGGCGAGCTCCGTCAGCATGCGTCGGTAGCGGCTCTCCGACCAGCAGGTGACCACGAGCGAAATGCAGCTCGGGCACATGCCGCGGAGGTATGCACCGTCGGACGCGAAGGGACGGGCGCACCGGGTGCAGTTGCAGACGCGAAGTGGGTTGCGTTGCGCAGCGGTCATCGGAAGAACCTCTCGCCCTAGTGATGAGCGAGGAGCGTGCCAACGGCGATCGTGCCCCTCGCCGCGGCGCGTTGGTTGCGATAGGTCAGGCCCGGATGGTGCGACTCTCCGTCAACGTCAACAAGGTCGCGACGCTTCGCAACGCGCGCGGCGGCTCCGTGCCCGACGTCGTGCGCGCCGCGCGCGCCGCCGTCGCGGCGGGTTGCCACGGCATCACCGTCCATCCTCGTCCGGACGGCCGCCACATCCGCCATCGTGACGTGCTCGATCTCGCGGCTGCGCTCACGGTCGAGCTCAACATCGAAGGCTATCCGTCGGCGGAGTTTCTGGATCTCGTCTGCCGCGTCCGGCCCGCGCAGTGCACGCTCGTCCCCGATGCACCCGACGCGCACACGTCAAACGCCGGCTGGGCGCTGGGTTCCGACCTCGGGTGGCTGGCGCCGGTGATCGCGCGGCTTCACGAGCACGGCATCCGCGTGAGCCTGTTCGCGGACCCGATCGAGGCCCACATGGCCGCCGCGCGCGGTCTCGGCGCCGACCGGGTGGAGCTCTACACCGAGCGCTACGCGCGGGCGTTCGAGACGCCGGACGGACCGGCGGTCTTCGAGACGTATCGGCGGGCAGCCGTCGCGGCGGGTGCGACGGGGCTCGGCCTCAACGCAGGACACGACCTCGATCTCGTGAATCTGCCGTACCTCGCACGGCATCTGCCGGGGCTGCTCGAGGTGTCGATCGGTCACGCGCTCGTCGCCGACGCGCTCTTTCTTGGCCTCGATGCCGCGGTGCGCGCGTACCTCGACGCACTTCGTTGAACAAGTCCCTGTCCCGGTGTCGACGTTGTGACACCCCGGTTCGCGTGATCGGGACCACGGAAGGCGCGTCGTCCGGGGGCGCGAGGGGCATGGCACTTGCTTTGACGGGCGGTGGGCACCCGTGCCCGCGCCGTGCTCATGCGCCCGAAAGCGTCCCGGTTCGTCCGGGACATCCTGCACGAAGAGACGAAGCATGTGCTCGTCGAGCGCGTGCGTGCGGTGCTCTCGTTCGGCGCCGTGGCGACGGTCTTCAGCATGCTCGTCGACCTGCGGTCGGGCGGGCCGCATCTCTCGACGCTGCTGCTCACGAAGCTGCTCTGCGCCTGCCTGTACGCGTGCGGTGCTATCCTCGTGTCGGCGGCGCGCGGGCGCACCTGGCAGCGGACGCTTCGCAACGTCGTCCCGGCGGCGTGCCTGCTCGGCTTCGTGCCGGGCGCGATCTCGGTTCAGCTCGACGAGCCGCTCATGGCGGCCTACATCCTCTCGGTCGTCACGCTCGGCGGCGCCATCTTCTTTCCGTGGGGCCCGCGGCCCCACATGGTGCTGACGGCGGTCGCGAGCGTCTCGTTCGCGCTCAGCACCTACGGCTGTCCCGACGTCACGGCCAACCTCGTCGTGTGCGTCGTGTCGGCGTTCGGCGCCAGCGTCTACGCGGCGTCGACGTTCGAGCGGCAGCGGCTCGAGCGGACGGCGCTCGATCTGCAGCGCCGCGGCCAGCAGCGGGTCTTGGAGCTGATCGCCGCCGATGCGTCGTCCGACGACGTGCTCGAAGCGCTGGTCGGGATCTTCGCCGAGCAATGGCCGACCGCGCGCTGCGCGCTGCTCACGTTCGACGAGGCGGGCAAGCACCTGAAGGTCGTTCGCACGCTCAACCTGCCCGCGGACTTCATCGACCTGATGGACGGCATCGACACGAGCCCGGCCGACGCCGACTGGGGCCGCCGCCGCTTTCAGCGCGTCGTCGAGATGGAGCTCACCCGAGCGGACGAGCGCTGGATCCGCGGGCAGGCGGTCGCCAAACGGGAAGGGCTCCTCGCGGGGTGGTCCGAAGCGATCCGCTCGCCCGACGGTGCGCCCCTCGGTGCATTCGCCCTCTACGACAGTGCGCCGCGCGTGCCCGACGCCTGGGAGCTCTCGCTCGTCGACGGGATCGTCGGCATCGCGAGCATCGCCCTCGAGCGGCAGCGCAGCCGCCGGCAGCTCGAGCGGTACGTCGAGGAGCTGTCGCGCGCCCGCGACGACGCGCTGGCGTCCACGCGTGCGAAGTCCGAGTTCCTCGCCAACATGAGCCACGAGATCCGCACGCCGATGAACGGCGTGATCGGCATGACCGACATCCTGCTCGACACGACGCTGAGCGACGAGCAGCGCGACTATGCGCTCACGATCCGGCGCTGCAGCGACACGCTGCTCACCGTCATCAACGACATCCTCGACTTCTCGAAGATCGAGGCCGGCAAGATGACGATCGAGCGCGTCGACCTGGACCTGCGCGTCGTGGTCGAAGAGGTGGCGGATTTTCTCGCGCCGAAGGCCAACGAGAAGGGGCTCGAGCTCGCGTCCGCCATCCCCCCCGACTTCCCGGGCCTGGTGCAGGGCGATCCGAGCCGGCTCCGGCAGGTGCTCACGAACCTGGTCGGCAACGCGATCAAGTTCACCGACCGGGGCGAAGTGACGATCGCGCTGCGCACCCTCGCGGAGACCGACGACGACCTCACCTTCGAGCTCTCGGTGCGCGACACCGGCATCGGCATCGTGCCCGAGCGGCAGGGCGCCATCTTCGAGAGCTTCACGCAGGTCGACGGCAGCTCGACGCGCCGGCACGGCGGCACGGGGCTCGGGCTCACCATCTCGCGGCAGCTCGTCGAGCTGCTCGGCGGGACGGTCGGCCTCGAGAGCGCGGTGGGGCAGGGGAGCACGTTCTGGGTTCGCATGACGTTGCCGCGGCAGCGCATCACCGAAGAGGCCGCCGGGAGCGCGCCGGCCGTGCTGCGCGGTGTCCGTGTGCTCGTGGTGGACGACAACGCGACGAATCGGGTGATCCTGCGCGAGCAGCTCCGGGCGTGGGGTTGCCGCACGCGCGAGGTGTCGAGCGGCGACGAGGCGATCGCCGCGCTCCGGCAGGCCGTCGACGACGATCCGTTCGGCCTCGTGATCCTCGACATGCAGATGCCGGAGATGGACGGTCGCACGACTGCACGGTTGATCCGCCGCAATCCGCGGCTCGCGGGGACGCCGCTCGTGCTGCTGTCGTCGATCGGGGCCGTGCGAGGCGGCAACGAGGCGGTGCGCGCGATGGGTTTCGACGCGGGGCTCTCGAAGCCCGTGCGCCAGTCGCAGCTCTGCGACACGCTGGTGCAGGTGCTCTCGGGTCGCCGGGAGGAGCGCCCGCTCATGCGCGCGCCGAGCGCGCCGATCGCGCCGGACGCCCCCCTCCGGGCCCTCATCGTCGAGGACAACCCCGTCAACCAGAAGATCGCCCACACCATGCTGGAGACGCTCGGCTGCCAGTGCGACTCGGTCGCCAACGGCCTGGATGCCCTCGAGGCGCTGGGGCGAACGTTCTACGACTTCGTGCTGATGGACGTGCAGATGCCGGTGATGGACGGCCTCGCGGCGACACGCGAGGTACGCCGTCGCGAGGCGGGGGGATCGCGCCTTCCCATCATCGCGATGACCGCGCATGCCATGCAGGGCGACCGCGAGCGGTGCCTGGCCGCGGGCATGGACGACTACATCGCCAAGCCGGTGTCGCGCGAAGCCTTTCGTCTGGCGCTCGGCCGCTGCGGCGCGCTCATCGCCGCGCGCCGGCAGGATGCGCTGCCCGCGCGCGAGCCGCACGCGGACGCCAACGGGAGCTCGCTCGACGCGATCGCGGCCGAGCTCGATCGCGGCGGCCAGGCCGAGAGCCTCGCCGACGCGCAGGCGGCGCTCGAGAAGGCGCGCCGGGAGCTCGAGCGGATGCGCGTCACCGTCGACGGACGTCCGCGGACCGACAAGCCCGGATCGGCTTCCTAGGCAGGCCGATCGCCGCGCGCGAGCGCGCGGAGCCAGCCCAGCGCGAGCGTGCAGAAGAAGAGCACGCTGAGCGCCAGCACCACGGCGCCGCCGCTCGGGACCTGCAGCCGGCTCGAGATGAAGAGACCCGTCACGCCCGCGAGCAGTGCGGTCGCGATGCTGAGGCCGAGGTAGCTCCGGGTGTCGCGCGCGAGATTGCGCGCCGCCGCCGCCGGGACGACGACCATCGCCTCGACGAGCAGGGCACCGATCACCTTCAGGCTGACCACGATCGCCGCCGTGAGCAGGACGACGAACACGTAGTCGATGAGCGCCGACGGCACGCCGCGGACGCCCGCGAGCGCCGGGTCGAGGCTGTCGAGCAGCAGGCGGTTGTAGATCCAGGCGAGCGCGAGCGTCACGACGACGCCGATCCCGAGCAGGAGCGCCAGGTCGGCGTCCGTCACGGTGAGCAGGCTGCCGAACATCACTGCCTCGACCTGGTGGATGTTGAAGCGCTTGGTGACCGCGACCAGCAGACAGATGCCGAGCCCGAGCGTCATCGACAGGAAGACGCCGACGAGCGTGTCGGACGGCAGGGAGGCGTGGCGCTTGATGGCGACCATGGCGAGCGCCGACAGGAAGCAGAACCCGAAGATGCCGCCGTAGGCGCCGTTCAGCGGCTCGCCCAGCACGATGCCGATCGTGAGGCCCGTCAGCGCCGCCTGCCCGAGCGCCGCACTGAAGAAGGAGAGCCGCCGGGCGACGACGAGATGGCTCATGCCGCCCAGCAGCGGCGCCAGGACGAACACCGAGATGAGCCCGCGGGTGAAGAACGCGTAGCGGAACGCGTCCGGCAGCGTGCCGCGCTCGGCGAGCGCGGCGAGCCATGCATAGAGGTCGGTCACGGCTCCACGATCCCCGCGGCCGAGGCGAACGCGCCCGCCAGGTCCCTGGTGAGCACGGCGTCGGGCGGACCCGTTCGCCGCACGCTGCGGTCGAGGAGGGTCACGTCGTCGGCGATGCGACGGGCCTGCTCGAGATCGTGCGATACCATGAGGATGCCGGTGCGCGCCGACCGCTTGAGGTCGTCGAGGAGGCGCTCGAGTTGCCCGACTGCGGTCTCGTCGAGGCCGCTCGCCGGCTCGTCGAGAAGCAGCATCTCGGGCACCGGATCGATGGCGTTGGCGAGGAGCACGCGCTGGAGCTCGCCACCCGAGAGGCCGGAGAGGAGGCGCGACGCGAAGCCGGGCAGGCCAACGCGCTCCAGGAGCTCCTCGATGCGGGATCGAAGCGCGCTCGCGATGCCGAAACACACCGGCCGGCGCTGCCGCGAGAGCGCCAGGAACTCGCCCACCGTGACCGGCAGCGTGCGATCGACCGCGAACGACTGCGGCACGTAGCCGATGTCCGCGGTCGCCCGCCAGTGGAACCGGATGCTGCCCGTGAAATCGACGCGGCCGAGGACCGCCGCAAAGAGCGTGCTCTTGCCGGCGCCGTTCGGGCCCACCAGGAGGTGCACCGAGCCGTGGTCCACGGCCAGCGACACGCCGGAGAGCAGGCGCCGGCCGTCGCGCTGCACCGTGACGTCGTCGATCTCGAGCAGGACGGGGCCGCGCATGCCTACTTGCTCGCGTCGGTCACGAGCGCCGTCACCATGGCGTCGACGTTCTTCTGCATCTCCATCTCGAACTTGTCGGGGGTGTACGCACCCGAGGCGATGTGGCTGATGATGTACACGCGCGCATGGCCCTCGTCGCGCAGGACCTTCAGGAGGGCCTCCGGGAACGTCTCCTCGCTGAACACGACGGTGATCTTCTCGCGCGTGAGGAGGTCGACCATCTTCCCGAGCTCCTGGGCCGACGGGACGAGGCCGTGCGCCGGCTCGACCACACCGGCGATCTCGATGCCGAACTCCTGCATGAGGTAGCCGTAGCCGTCGTGGACGGTGACGACGCGGTTCACGCGCGCGTCGACCAGCCGCTCGGCGGCGCGGCTCTTGATGGCGCGCAGGCGCCGCGCGTAGTCGGCGGCGTTCTTCCGGAACGTCTCGGCCAGCTCCGGGCGGAGGGCGCCGAGGGCGTTCGCGATCGCGTACGTCTGCTGGATCGCGTTCGAGAACGAGATGAACGTGTGCGAGTTGACGGTGCCGCCGTTCGCGGCCTTCAAGAGCGGGACGCCCTCGTTCGGCTTCACGACGGCGAGGGTCGTGTTCCCCGAGGCCTTGATCATGTCGAAGATGAAGTCGTCATGGCCGACGCCGTTGACGACGATGGCGTCGAGATCGCCCAGCTTCGCGATGTCCTGGGGCCGCGGCTGGTAGTCGCCGGCGTCGACCTCGCCCGGCAGGATGGGCCGGATCTCGACGTCCGTTCCGCGGATGACGTTCGCCGTCCAGGAATAGTAGGGGTGCAGCGTGACGCCGACCTTGAGCGGGGCCGCCGCGCGCGCCTGCGGATTCCACACCGCGAACGCGAGCGCGAAGACGGCTAGGAATCGCGAAACAGGCGATCGCGCCATCGATCCATCTCCTCTGCCGGGCTCGTGACCCGGATCTGCTGCCAGCCGGCGATGGCGGGATCGCCGATGATGCCCGGGCGCACGTCGCCCCCCGCGCGCTTCCAGTACGTGACGTGCAGGAGCGTGCCGTCGGGCAGGAGCTGGTGCTCCTCGTCGACGACCGACGGCGGTGGCGGCTTCTCCCCGGTCACGGGGTCGGGTTCCTGCGCGAGGATGAGGAACAGGGGGGCGCCGTCCGCTGACGACGGGACGCCGAGGTAGTTCACGACGAGCCCTTCGCGGCGTTCGCTCCATTGACGTCGCGCCTTGTCGAGAGGATCGGGCGCGAAGGGCGGAACGCCCGCGTCCGACAACGAAGCGACCGACGGCCAGCTACCGCTCTCGCCGCGGGCTCGCACCGCCTCGCCGGCGCCTTCCTGCATGGCGCGAAAAACGCGTTGCTCGCCGCCCGGGAGATCCTTGAACAGGACCTGGAACGGGAGCAGGGACCGTGCGGCGCTCGCCGGGTCGGAACGCCCCGTGCCGTACGTCTCGAACGCCACGACGTAGATCACGACCACGAGGACGGCCGTCGCGGCGAGAAAGAGCCAGGTGAGCTCGTCGCCCAGGCTCGGGGGCGCGACCTCGACCGTGCGAACGGTCGGGGCGCTTCTCGCTCC
The DNA window shown above is from Candidatus Eisenbacteria bacterium and carries:
- a CDS encoding response regulator; this translates as MRPKASRFVRDILHEETKHVLVERVRAVLSFGAVATVFSMLVDLRSGGPHLSTLLLTKLLCACLYACGAILVSAARGRTWQRTLRNVVPAACLLGFVPGAISVQLDEPLMAAYILSVVTLGGAIFFPWGPRPHMVLTAVASVSFALSTYGCPDVTANLVVCVVSAFGASVYAASTFERQRLERTALDLQRRGQQRVLELIAADASSDDVLEALVGIFAEQWPTARCALLTFDEAGKHLKVVRTLNLPADFIDLMDGIDTSPADADWGRRRFQRVVEMELTRADERWIRGQAVAKREGLLAGWSEAIRSPDGAPLGAFALYDSAPRVPDAWELSLVDGIVGIASIALERQRSRRQLERYVEELSRARDDALASTRAKSEFLANMSHEIRTPMNGVIGMTDILLDTTLSDEQRDYALTIRRCSDTLLTVINDILDFSKIEAGKMTIERVDLDLRVVVEEVADFLAPKANEKGLELASAIPPDFPGLVQGDPSRLRQVLTNLVGNAIKFTDRGEVTIALRTLAETDDDLTFELSVRDTGIGIVPERQGAIFESFTQVDGSSTRRHGGTGLGLTISRQLVELLGGTVGLESAVGQGSTFWVRMTLPRQRITEEAAGSAPAVLRGVRVLVVDDNATNRVILREQLRAWGCRTREVSSGDEAIAALRQAVDDDPFGLVILDMQMPEMDGRTTARLIRRNPRLAGTPLVLLSSIGAVRGGNEAVRAMGFDAGLSKPVRQSQLCDTLVQVLSGRREERPLMRAPSAPIAPDAPLRALIVEDNPVNQKIAHTMLETLGCQCDSVANGLDALEALGRTFYDFVLMDVQMPVMDGLAATREVRRREAGGSRLPIIAMTAHAMQGDRERCLAAGMDDYIAKPVSREAFRLALGRCGALIAARRQDALPAREPHADANGSSLDAIAAELDRGGQAESLADAQAALEKARRELERMRVTVDGRPRTDKPGSAS
- a CDS encoding zinc ABC transporter substrate-binding protein; the protein is MARSPVSRFLAVFALAFAVWNPQARAAAPLKVGVTLHPYYSWTANVIRGTDVEIRPILPGEVDAGDYQPRPQDIAKLGDLDAIVVNGVGHDDFIFDMIKASGNTTLAVVKPNEGVPLLKAANGGTVNSHTFISFSNAIQQTYAIANALGALRPELAETFRKNAADYARRLRAIKSRAAERLVDARVNRVVTVHDGYGYLMQEFGIEIAGVVEPAHGLVPSAQELGKMVDLLTREKITVVFSEETFPEALLKVLRDEGHARVYIISHIASGAYTPDKFEMEMQKNVDAMVTALVTDASK
- a CDS encoding metal ABC transporter ATP-binding protein; this translates as MRGPVLLEIDDVTVQRDGRRLLSGVSLAVDHGSVHLLVGPNGAGKSTLFAAVLGRVDFTGSIRFHWRATADIGYVPQSFAVDRTLPVTVGEFLALSRQRRPVCFGIASALRSRIEELLERVGLPGFASRLLSGLSGGELQRVLLANAIDPVPEMLLLDEPASGLDETAVGQLERLLDDLKRSARTGILMVSHDLEQARRIADDVTLLDRSVRRTGPPDAVLTRDLAGAFASAAGIVEP
- a CDS encoding metal ABC transporter permease; this encodes MTDLYAWLAALAERGTLPDAFRYAFFTRGLISVFVLAPLLGGMSHLVVARRLSFFSAALGQAALTGLTIGIVLGEPLNGAYGGIFGFCFLSALAMVAIKRHASLPSDTLVGVFLSMTLGLGICLLVAVTKRFNIHQVEAVMFGSLLTVTDADLALLLGIGVVVTLALAWIYNRLLLDSLDPALAGVRGVPSALIDYVFVVLLTAAIVVSLKVIGALLVEAMVVVPAAAARNLARDTRSYLGLSIATALLAGVTGLFISSRLQVPSGGAVVLALSVLFFCTLALGWLRALARGDRPA
- a CDS encoding pyridoxine 5'-phosphate synthase; the protein is MVRLSVNVNKVATLRNARGGSVPDVVRAARAAVAAGCHGITVHPRPDGRHIRHRDVLDLAAALTVELNIEGYPSAEFLDLVCRVRPAQCTLVPDAPDAHTSNAGWALGSDLGWLAPVIARLHEHGIRVSLFADPIEAHMAAARGLGADRVELYTERYARAFETPDGPAVFETYRRAAVAAGATGLGLNAGHDLDLVNLPYLARHLPGLLEVSIGHALVADALFLGLDAAVRAYLDALR